Proteins from one Mixophyes fleayi isolate aMixFle1 chromosome 9, aMixFle1.hap1, whole genome shotgun sequence genomic window:
- the PPP1R13L gene encoding relA-associated inhibitor isoform X2 → MAGDQVKSTPPHLDLDFHSLASQELSLKQMELNSATAKLDVLRLELEKRRSPSGPSKGEATDVLTPTLSPSLTRRSQPLQPPPSSLHPQRLRPPESSVLHSLPTLSTLPLGSSPNFTRKTLTSEGSDTFITVPSRPAWGRPSSPRLQYYDRPVSTASSRLSSSTFDYTIGPRSSSPGPDGPPVGMYTEWGPPQRLPSTYEAPPVFTQPRFSDDVSSMRRHPPPHRSWNESDLDTVYEKKAPQERSDRTSLGVGVPVVKAWRESSLDPAPMKGKGDVSSTLPRGYKFTSMDRGPQGPDRGHQGPDRGSQGPDPGWKTGTGTLPRSLPSQQPISRIPVPPPGGRGQPHRPLPLSMIFRLQNAFWEHQTPPQAQATPTPKTMLPSSPVSVVSDSPHTAAAAVAPPAIEEVPRPLSPTRLQPHLPPSLAEVQSLLEDMPRPLRRRGSQEHTMQTPLLPTDHRQYRQIMGRLFGRAAPKHSPVPDQPKAEEKHQGSASRPGPPPVEKVIEEQKFSKMTPIREEQRTEEKLESSTPKPSVSLEDPICIILEASESRVGASNIAQGEVEFGVPEVVSASQNLELRSALKGRNSPNKSRPRRARLDPLILLLDGALTGELEVVTQALSEVNEPSQPNEEGITALHNAICGANFHIVSLLISSGANVNAADSHGWTPLHCAASCNDLQICSVLVRHGAAIFATTYSDGSLAVDKCDPYREGYKECLTFLTEVEHCMGETQSGVVYALWDYTAEFSDELSLREGDSVTVLRKDGEGGNWWWAALCGREGYVPRNYFGMYPRLRAQRSPQ, encoded by the exons ATGGCGGGCGACCAGGTGAAATCCACGCCGCCTCATCTGGACCTCGACTTCCATT ctctggccagtcaGGAGCTGAGTCTGAAACAGATGGAGCTGAATTCTGCTACAGCCAAACTGGATGTGCTGAGACTGGAGCTGGAGAAGAGACGGTCGCCCAGCGGCCCCAGCAAGGGAGAG GCTACAGACGTTCTCACCCCCACCCTGTCCCCGTCTCTCACACGACGCTCTCAGCCATTACAACCCCCTCCATCGTCTCTGCATCCCCAAAGACTCCGGCCCCCAGAGTCGTCAGTGCTCCATTCACTTCCCACGCTCTCCACACTACCCCTCGGCTCCTCCCCCAACTTTACACGTAAGACCCTAACCAGTGAGGGTTCAGACACTTTTATCACCGTCCCCTCACGGCCTGCCTGGGGGCGACCTTCCTCACCCCGCCTACAGTACTACGATCGACCTGTATCCACGGCATCGTCCCGTCTCTCTTCAAGTACCTTTGATTACACAATTGGCCCCAGATCATCCTCCCCAGGCCCTGATGGACCTCCAGTTGGGATGTACACAGAATGGGGCCCACCTCAGAGGTTACCCTCCACATACGAGGCCCCGCCGGTCTTCACCCAGCCCAGGTTCTCAG ATGACGTCAGTTCCATGCGCCGCCATCCTCCACCTCACCGCAGCTGGAATGAGTCTGATCTGGATACGGTGTATGAGAAGAAGGCCCCTCAAGAAA GGTCTGATCGGACATCTCTTGGGGTAGGGGTTCCTGTGGTGAAGGCCTGGCGGGAATCTAGTCTGGACCCTGCTCCAATGAAGGGCAAA GGTGATGTCTCTTCTACTCTCCCCCGTGGTTACAAATTCACCTCCATGGACCGTGGTCCCCAGGGGCCGGATAGGGGCCATCAGGGGCCAGACCGTGGCTCTCAGGGGCCAGACCCTGGATGGAAGACTGGTACTGGAACCTTGCCTAGATCACTTCCGTCTCAGCAACCCATCTCTCGCATTCCTGTCCCACCACCTGGAGGTAGAGGCCAGCCACACAGACCCCTACCACTGTCCATGATTTTCCGTTTGCAGAATGCATTTTGGGAGCACCAAACTCCACCCCAGGCACAAGCAACACCCACTCCAAAAACCATGCTTCCTTCATCACCCGTTTCAGTGGTCTCAGACTCTCCACATACTGCTGCAGCAGCAGTGGCTCCGCCAGCAATTGAGGAGGTTCCTCGCCCTCTCAGCCCCACCCGTCTTCAGCCGCACCTCCCCCCGTCATTAGCAGAGGTACAAAGTTTGCTGGAAGATATGCCTCGACCACTAAGGAGACGGGGCTCCCAGGAACACACCATGCAGACCCCTCTTCTTCCCACTGACCACCGTCAATATCGGCAAATAATGGGCAGACTTTTTGGGAGGGCAGCCCCAAAACACTCTCCTGTCCCAGACCAGCCAAAAGCTGAGGAGAAGCATCAAGGATCTGCAAGTAGACCTGGCCCCCCTCCGGTGGAAAAGGTCATAGAGGAACAGAAATTCTCCAAGATGACTCCCATTCGTGAGGAGCAGAGGACTGAAGAGAAGCTGGAAAGCTCCACCCCTAAACCCAGTGTTAGTCTTGAGGACCCCATCTGCATCATCCTGGAGGCCTCAGAATCTAGAGTTGGGGCATCAAACATAGCTCAAGGAGAGGTGGAATTTGGTGTCCCTGAGGTGGTCAGTGCGAGTCAAAACCTG GAACTTCGTTCAGCTTTAAAGGGTCGTAATTCCCCAAACAAGTCTCGACCCAGACGAGCCCGACTCGACCCCCTCATCTTACTACTAGATGGAGCACTTACCGGAGAACTGGAAGTGGTTACTCAGGCACTCAGTGAG GTTAATGAGCCAAGTCAGCCGAATGAAGAGGGGATTACCGCCCTTCACAACGCCATCTGTGGGGCCAACTTCCACATCGTTAGCCTGCTTATTAGTAGTGGGGCCAACGTCAATGCAGCGGACAGCCACGGATG GACCCCTCTCCACTGTGCGGCTTCCTGTAACGACCTCCAGATATGCTCCGTGCTGGTGCGACATGGAGCCGCCATCTTTGCTACGACTTACAGCGATGGCAGCCTAGCCGTGGACAAGTGCGATCCCTACAGAGAGGGCTACAAAGAATGTCTCACCTTCTTAACTG AGGTGGAGCATTGTATGGGGGAGACGCAGAGTGGCGTGGTATATGCCTTGTGGGACTACACCGCAGAGTTCTCCGATGAGCTGTCCTTACGTGAGGGCGACTCCGTCACTGTTCTCAGAAAGGACGGTGAAGGGGGAAATTGGTGGTGGGCTGCTCTATGTGGACGGGAGGGGTATGTACCCCGCAACTACTTTGGG ATGTACCCGAGGCTGCGGGCCCAGCGCAGTCCTCAGTGA
- the PPP1R13L gene encoding relA-associated inhibitor isoform X1, with protein sequence MVQAQQRHKLSRFGSVASLSGGWNLRSRIWTKLVGWRDTIRRMAGDQVKSTPPHLDLDFHSLASQELSLKQMELNSATAKLDVLRLELEKRRSPSGPSKGEATDVLTPTLSPSLTRRSQPLQPPPSSLHPQRLRPPESSVLHSLPTLSTLPLGSSPNFTRKTLTSEGSDTFITVPSRPAWGRPSSPRLQYYDRPVSTASSRLSSSTFDYTIGPRSSSPGPDGPPVGMYTEWGPPQRLPSTYEAPPVFTQPRFSDDVSSMRRHPPPHRSWNESDLDTVYEKKAPQERSDRTSLGVGVPVVKAWRESSLDPAPMKGKGDVSSTLPRGYKFTSMDRGPQGPDRGHQGPDRGSQGPDPGWKTGTGTLPRSLPSQQPISRIPVPPPGGRGQPHRPLPLSMIFRLQNAFWEHQTPPQAQATPTPKTMLPSSPVSVVSDSPHTAAAAVAPPAIEEVPRPLSPTRLQPHLPPSLAEVQSLLEDMPRPLRRRGSQEHTMQTPLLPTDHRQYRQIMGRLFGRAAPKHSPVPDQPKAEEKHQGSASRPGPPPVEKVIEEQKFSKMTPIREEQRTEEKLESSTPKPSVSLEDPICIILEASESRVGASNIAQGEVEFGVPEVVSASQNLELRSALKGRNSPNKSRPRRARLDPLILLLDGALTGELEVVTQALSEVNEPSQPNEEGITALHNAICGANFHIVSLLISSGANVNAADSHGWTPLHCAASCNDLQICSVLVRHGAAIFATTYSDGSLAVDKCDPYREGYKECLTFLTEVEHCMGETQSGVVYALWDYTAEFSDELSLREGDSVTVLRKDGEGGNWWWAALCGREGYVPRNYFGMYPRLRAQRSPQ encoded by the exons GACAAAACTGGTTGGCTGGAGAGACACCATCCGCAGAATGGCGGGCGACCAGGTGAAATCCACGCCGCCTCATCTGGACCTCGACTTCCATT ctctggccagtcaGGAGCTGAGTCTGAAACAGATGGAGCTGAATTCTGCTACAGCCAAACTGGATGTGCTGAGACTGGAGCTGGAGAAGAGACGGTCGCCCAGCGGCCCCAGCAAGGGAGAG GCTACAGACGTTCTCACCCCCACCCTGTCCCCGTCTCTCACACGACGCTCTCAGCCATTACAACCCCCTCCATCGTCTCTGCATCCCCAAAGACTCCGGCCCCCAGAGTCGTCAGTGCTCCATTCACTTCCCACGCTCTCCACACTACCCCTCGGCTCCTCCCCCAACTTTACACGTAAGACCCTAACCAGTGAGGGTTCAGACACTTTTATCACCGTCCCCTCACGGCCTGCCTGGGGGCGACCTTCCTCACCCCGCCTACAGTACTACGATCGACCTGTATCCACGGCATCGTCCCGTCTCTCTTCAAGTACCTTTGATTACACAATTGGCCCCAGATCATCCTCCCCAGGCCCTGATGGACCTCCAGTTGGGATGTACACAGAATGGGGCCCACCTCAGAGGTTACCCTCCACATACGAGGCCCCGCCGGTCTTCACCCAGCCCAGGTTCTCAG ATGACGTCAGTTCCATGCGCCGCCATCCTCCACCTCACCGCAGCTGGAATGAGTCTGATCTGGATACGGTGTATGAGAAGAAGGCCCCTCAAGAAA GGTCTGATCGGACATCTCTTGGGGTAGGGGTTCCTGTGGTGAAGGCCTGGCGGGAATCTAGTCTGGACCCTGCTCCAATGAAGGGCAAA GGTGATGTCTCTTCTACTCTCCCCCGTGGTTACAAATTCACCTCCATGGACCGTGGTCCCCAGGGGCCGGATAGGGGCCATCAGGGGCCAGACCGTGGCTCTCAGGGGCCAGACCCTGGATGGAAGACTGGTACTGGAACCTTGCCTAGATCACTTCCGTCTCAGCAACCCATCTCTCGCATTCCTGTCCCACCACCTGGAGGTAGAGGCCAGCCACACAGACCCCTACCACTGTCCATGATTTTCCGTTTGCAGAATGCATTTTGGGAGCACCAAACTCCACCCCAGGCACAAGCAACACCCACTCCAAAAACCATGCTTCCTTCATCACCCGTTTCAGTGGTCTCAGACTCTCCACATACTGCTGCAGCAGCAGTGGCTCCGCCAGCAATTGAGGAGGTTCCTCGCCCTCTCAGCCCCACCCGTCTTCAGCCGCACCTCCCCCCGTCATTAGCAGAGGTACAAAGTTTGCTGGAAGATATGCCTCGACCACTAAGGAGACGGGGCTCCCAGGAACACACCATGCAGACCCCTCTTCTTCCCACTGACCACCGTCAATATCGGCAAATAATGGGCAGACTTTTTGGGAGGGCAGCCCCAAAACACTCTCCTGTCCCAGACCAGCCAAAAGCTGAGGAGAAGCATCAAGGATCTGCAAGTAGACCTGGCCCCCCTCCGGTGGAAAAGGTCATAGAGGAACAGAAATTCTCCAAGATGACTCCCATTCGTGAGGAGCAGAGGACTGAAGAGAAGCTGGAAAGCTCCACCCCTAAACCCAGTGTTAGTCTTGAGGACCCCATCTGCATCATCCTGGAGGCCTCAGAATCTAGAGTTGGGGCATCAAACATAGCTCAAGGAGAGGTGGAATTTGGTGTCCCTGAGGTGGTCAGTGCGAGTCAAAACCTG GAACTTCGTTCAGCTTTAAAGGGTCGTAATTCCCCAAACAAGTCTCGACCCAGACGAGCCCGACTCGACCCCCTCATCTTACTACTAGATGGAGCACTTACCGGAGAACTGGAAGTGGTTACTCAGGCACTCAGTGAG GTTAATGAGCCAAGTCAGCCGAATGAAGAGGGGATTACCGCCCTTCACAACGCCATCTGTGGGGCCAACTTCCACATCGTTAGCCTGCTTATTAGTAGTGGGGCCAACGTCAATGCAGCGGACAGCCACGGATG GACCCCTCTCCACTGTGCGGCTTCCTGTAACGACCTCCAGATATGCTCCGTGCTGGTGCGACATGGAGCCGCCATCTTTGCTACGACTTACAGCGATGGCAGCCTAGCCGTGGACAAGTGCGATCCCTACAGAGAGGGCTACAAAGAATGTCTCACCTTCTTAACTG AGGTGGAGCATTGTATGGGGGAGACGCAGAGTGGCGTGGTATATGCCTTGTGGGACTACACCGCAGAGTTCTCCGATGAGCTGTCCTTACGTGAGGGCGACTCCGTCACTGTTCTCAGAAAGGACGGTGAAGGGGGAAATTGGTGGTGGGCTGCTCTATGTGGACGGGAGGGGTATGTACCCCGCAACTACTTTGGG ATGTACCCGAGGCTGCGGGCCCAGCGCAGTCCTCAGTGA